The DNA sequence ATAATAATCAGTAATATCACGGCTGAGTCCGTACATTTTTTCACTTCCCTCTATCATAATATTTTTATAGTTTTTGAGCACTGAAAAATCACTTGCTATAGTTACTTTTCGATTTGGCACACTAAAAAGAGGAATGGTTCTGTCAAAATCTTTTTCACGTGAAAGGATTAAAATATCAGGTGCTTTTCCATTCACAAGTCTCGCATCAAGTGTCGGTCTGTCACTGCGGACCGTATTGCCGCCGATGACGAGCAGATCACATACATTACGCATAGCATGGACATTTTTTCTTGATGCCTCAGAACTTACAATTCCCCCATCTGTTGTGCCGTTAAGCCTTTGTGCCCATTTAAAAAAAACAAATCGCTCATTTATAAATTGTAAAAATGGGAAAAGTAAATCTTCACATCTTTTTTTTTCTACATGTAAGCTTACATGTAAACCGCTGTTTACCAAAAGTTCATTGCCTTTGGCTGCAACGGCATTTATGTCTTCTGTCCCGATATAAATATTTTGGATACCGAGCTGTGCTATTAAATTTGCACATGAGGGTGTTTTTCCTACATGAGAACAAGGCTCTAAGGTAGAGTAAAGAGAGCAGTTTTTAAAAATATTTTTATGGTTTTTGAGTAAAAAGCTATGAATTTTTTCAGAGTCGTGAAGTTTGAGTATTGCTTTGTTTTGAGTAAGTTTATAATATGCAGATTTAAGAGCGTTTACTTCAGCATGAGGCTCACCCGCTTTATGATGTGATTCAACCGCTAAAATTTCACCGTGTTCGCCTCTTACAGTGCAACCGACTGCAGGGTTGGGATAGGTTAATCCTTGGTATTTCCAAGCCTCGTTTATTGCGAGGCTCATATAAAAATTATGATCTATTTCCATTCAAAATAAGTTTTTGCTTTTTTTATGGCATTAAAATCAACTTCGTGCATTTCTCCATCTTTTTCAATAAAGATTTTACTTCCCTCAACCTTGACAAGTTTCCCTTTGAGTTTTTCTTTTTCATCTAAAAGTAATGAAACATTTTCACCAAGAGATTTTTTAAAATGCTCAAGCGTCGTCAGTTTTCGCTCAATTCCCGGACTGCCCACTTCTAATCTGTATTCACCGGAAACAGGAGGAGTGACATCAAGCAACGGTGAAATTAAATGTGTTAACTCTACGCAGACATCAAGACTGACCCCTTTGCGTTTGCCGTTTTCTATTTCGGAAGAAATGACGCTTACCCTGAAAATTGTTTCATCATTTTCATTCACAACAACCGTGTCATAAAGTTCCAAATCTACTGATTTGACTACGGATTCTATATCACCTTGCAAACTCATGATGCTTCTCCTTTATGCTCTTTGGCTATTTTTTTAAACAAATCTTCAATATTTTGAGATTTTTTCAACTGTTCGTCAAATTCAAATGCCAGTTTTGGGCATCTGTACCACCCCTGGTCTTTCAAACAAAAATCTTCTACCAAAGGGCGGGCTTTTCTTAACTGCTTCAGGTAGGCTTTCTTTTCTTCTTCGCTGAAATTACTCGGGTCAATATAAACTTTTGCGTCGCTTCTTCCTCGGGAACATTTCACTTCAATGACACTGAGTTCATGTAAACGGTTGTCATTGAGCTGGCTGAGTGCTTCGGGGATAAGTTCGGCTAAAAGAGCTTCCGTTCTTTTCAGCTTTATCTGTGCTTCATTCATTTGTCTTCTTTACAGGGATACTTTTTGTTCGACTTTTTTGAATGTTTCAATCACATCACCGACTTTTACATCATCATAGTTAGAGATAATCACACCACATTCATAACCGTTTCCGATTTCTTCAACATCATCTTTAAAGCGTTTGAGTGATACAAGCTCACCCTCGTATGCAACAACACCTTCACGAATAACACGCACAAGTCCGCCGCGAATCAGTTTGCCGTCCACAACAAGACATCCTGCAACCATCCCTTTTGGTGATTTAAAGACATCTTTTACTTCTGCCTGACCTGTATTTTCTTCTGTAAATTTCGGTGCCATCATACCTGTAAGCATTCCAGTCATATCATCAAGAAGCTGATAAATAATAGAGTATGTTCTGATATCTACATTTCTCTGTTTTGCAAGTGCTTTTACCGAACCTGTCGGACGGACATTAAAACCTAACAACACACAGTTCTCAGAGTTGCTTACCAGTTCGACATCACTCTCTGTAATACCGCCGACACCGCTTGAAATAACATCAATTTTCACTTCGTCATTTCTGAGTTCTGTCAATGAACTTCTAATCGCTTCAAGTGAACCGTGAACATCCGTTTTAAGAACGACTTTAAGAGATTTGAGTTTGCCTTCTGCAATCATAGAAGTCATATCTTCCAATGTAGATTTCGTTGATTTCGAAAGCTCTTTGTTTCTCTCATATTCATAACGTTTCTGTGCATACTCTTTGGCTTCTTTATCGCTGTTCATTGCCATCATAATTTCACCGGCTGAAGGAACTTCATTCAGACCCACAACGACTGCTGTATGTGATGGTCCGACCTCTTTAATCTGTTTGCCGTTCTCATTGATAAGAGCTTTTACACGACCGTACGAACTGCCACAGACTACATTGTTACCGACTTTTAAAGTTCCGTTTTGCACAATTACAGTTGCAACAGGACCGCGTCCTTTTTCCAGAGATGATTCAACAACTGCTGCTTTTGCCGGTGCTTCAGGGTTGGCTTTGAGTTCTAAGACCTCTGCAGTCAGAAGAATGTTTTCAAGTAAATCATCAATGCCCATACCTGTTTTTGCAGATACAGGAACAAATTCTACGTCCCCGCCCCAGTCAACAGGAGAAATTCCGTGTTCAGCCATTTGACCTTTTACCAGATCAGGGTTTGCCGTCTCTTTATCCATTTTATTGAGAGCCACAATAATCGGTACACCTGAATCTTTGGCAATTTTTATGACTTCAAGTGTTTGCGGTTTCACACCGTCATCAGCAGCAACAACAATAATAACAATATCTGTAATATCCGTACCGCGTTGACGCATAGAACTAAAAGCAGCGTGTCCCGGTGTATCTATGAATGTAATTGCTTTGCCTTTTTGTTCAATCGTATAGGCGCCTATATGCTGTGTAATTCCACCGGCTTCACCTTGCGTTACTTTTGCTTTTCGTATAGAGTCAAGCAATGAAGTCTTACCATGATCAACATGTCCCATAATTGTTATAATAGGCGGTCTTTCAACAGCGTTAGGATCCTCTTCATCAGTTTCCTGAACATAATTAAATTCATCTTTAGGATCAATGACAGTCACTTCAACGCCAAACTCTTCAGAAAGTATTTCAATTTCATCTGCGCCCAAAAAGTCGTTTTTCGTCATCATCATACCCAGATCAAAAAGGACTTTTATAATGTCTGACATCGGACGTTTTAGTTTTTCGGCAAACTCATAGACGCGAATATCTTCAGGAATTTCCACATGTGTGACAATTTCCTCTTCATGAGATGCTTTTGCATATTTTTTTCTTTTGTCACGAGAAACTTTTCTTCCACGCGGTGCCTGTTTTTTGTTTGCATTTCTACCGGCCGGTTTCGGCGCTCTTGGTTTTCTAGGTTCTTCCGGAGCTATTGGAGCGCGTTCTGTTGCATTTAAATCCAACAATGTTACCTGATCATCCATATCCATGGATACTTCAGCCAATGAACCGCCAAAAATATCAAGTTTTTTTCCTTGGTCTTTTTTTGATGTCGGTGCCTGTTTTGTAGTAGATTTCTTTTTACGAGCCAGTTCTTCAAGTGCTTCTGCGCTCATTTTTCCATAAGAAGATACTGATGCCTGTTTTTGAGGCATACTGTATGTTTCTTCAACTTTCGGTTTTTTCTTTTTAACAATCTTTAAACCTGATTTTTTAATAGCAGGTCTGAGTGATGGCGACACAACCTTTAATGTCGTTTTTTTCACCTCTTTTTTCGGTGCTTCTTCTTTTTTGAGTGTTTTCTCTTCAACACTTTTCTCTTTTTCTTCTGCACTTTCAGCTTTTGTCTCTTTTTCAACTTCAGCTTCTTTTTGGACTTCGGTCTGGGTTTTGGCTGTACTTTGTTGTTCGGTTGCAGCTTCTTCTTGTGCTACAGGTCTCTCTTGTTCATCTTTTTTTGTTTCTTCAGGAGTATCATCATTAACTTTTTTAGATGTCTTTTTTACAACTTTTGGTTTTTGCGCTTCAGCAGTATCATCACCATTCATTATGTAAT is a window from the Sulfurimonas hydrogeniphila genome containing:
- the ribD gene encoding bifunctional diaminohydroxyphosphoribosylaminopyrimidine deaminase/5-amino-6-(5-phosphoribosylamino)uracil reductase RibD, which gives rise to MSLAINEAWKYQGLTYPNPAVGCTVRGEHGEILAVESHHKAGEPHAEVNALKSAYYKLTQNKAILKLHDSEKIHSFLLKNHKNIFKNCSLYSTLEPCSHVGKTPSCANLIAQLGIQNIYIGTEDINAVAAKGNELLVNSGLHVSLHVEKKRCEDLLFPFLQFINERFVFFKWAQRLNGTTDGGIVSSEASRKNVHAMRNVCDLLVIGGNTVRSDRPTLDARLVNGKAPDILILSREKDFDRTIPLFSVPNRKVTIASDFSVLKNYKNIMIEGSEKMYGLSRDITDYYLCYLAPGFGGKEGFGNIEDKFDILNAGKEAEDIILWMKRRI
- a CDS encoding ribosome maturation factor; protein product: MSLQGDIESVVKSVDLELYDTVVVNENDETIFRVSVISSEIENGKRKGVSLDVCVELTHLISPLLDVTPPVSGEYRLEVGSPGIERKLTTLEHFKKSLGENVSLLLDEKEKLKGKLVKVEGSKIFIEKDGEMHEVDFNAIKKAKTYFEWK
- the rbfA gene encoding 30S ribosome-binding factor RbfA, whose product is MNEAQIKLKRTEALLAELIPEALSQLNDNRLHELSVIEVKCSRGRSDAKVYIDPSNFSEEEKKAYLKQLRKARPLVEDFCLKDQGWYRCPKLAFEFDEQLKKSQNIEDLFKKIAKEHKGEAS
- the infB gene encoding translation initiation factor IF-2, whose amino-acid sequence is MIEKVRVHEIAKELGIASKDVLEKAKKMGLEVKSAQSVVTMEQAESLANYIMNGDDTAEAQKPKVVKKTSKKVNDDTPEETKKDEQERPVAQEEAATEQQSTAKTQTEVQKEAEVEKETKAESAEEKEKSVEEKTLKKEEAPKKEVKKTTLKVVSPSLRPAIKKSGLKIVKKKKPKVEETYSMPQKQASVSSYGKMSAEALEELARKKKSTTKQAPTSKKDQGKKLDIFGGSLAEVSMDMDDQVTLLDLNATERAPIAPEEPRKPRAPKPAGRNANKKQAPRGRKVSRDKRKKYAKASHEEEIVTHVEIPEDIRVYEFAEKLKRPMSDIIKVLFDLGMMMTKNDFLGADEIEILSEEFGVEVTVIDPKDEFNYVQETDEEDPNAVERPPIITIMGHVDHGKTSLLDSIRKAKVTQGEAGGITQHIGAYTIEQKGKAITFIDTPGHAAFSSMRQRGTDITDIVIIVVAADDGVKPQTLEVIKIAKDSGVPIIVALNKMDKETANPDLVKGQMAEHGISPVDWGGDVEFVPVSAKTGMGIDDLLENILLTAEVLELKANPEAPAKAAVVESSLEKGRGPVATVIVQNGTLKVGNNVVCGSSYGRVKALINENGKQIKEVGPSHTAVVVGLNEVPSAGEIMMAMNSDKEAKEYAQKRYEYERNKELSKSTKSTLEDMTSMIAEGKLKSLKVVLKTDVHGSLEAIRSSLTELRNDEVKIDVISSGVGGITESDVELVSNSENCVLLGFNVRPTGSVKALAKQRNVDIRTYSIIYQLLDDMTGMLTGMMAPKFTEENTGQAEVKDVFKSPKGMVAGCLVVDGKLIRGGLVRVIREGVVAYEGELVSLKRFKDDVEEIGNGYECGVIISNYDDVKVGDVIETFKKVEQKVSL